The genomic DNA TTCGCTTGCGGCCAAGTCGATCTTTGGAGAATCGCTGTGGGTGGAAGTCGATCAGGACGCGAACTACTCCTACAAAACCGCGACCGACTTCTTGACCAACAAGAACACTTGCCTGGTCGACGAAAGCGGTTTCCATCTCGCCATCCGCGACTTCCCCACCGGGCAGACGGCACGCTTTGGAGAGGGACAAGCGTGGCTGATGAATCTATCGCCCCAGTGGTACAACGCCTATCGCGAGCAAGGAATGCAAACCGCGGCTAAGCGTGATCGGTTCATACAGCCGATCTTCGACGCGGGTGTGCGACCGTGGGTTCGGATCGCCGATGAAAGCGAGCAGACGTTTGGATACGAGATCACCTACTGGCGGATGCCCACCGACGAGGGCCAGCCGCCGCGAACGCTGCTGTTCGTATGCTTCAATCCCGACGTCAGCGGGAACTCACAAGGCGGCGGCAACTCGGTCGGACTCAAATCATCGGAGCTAGAAATCACGCTTCAGTTCGCCACACCCGTCACCCAAGTCCGCAACGAACGGACGGGAACGATGCTCCAGAACGGACGCCAAGTAACGGTTCCCTGGAAACAGAACGAAGCGGTAGTGCTGTCGCTGCAAACCGAAGCAGAGTAGCACCTACAAACACCAGCACGAAGCGCAAGCAAGTGAAATTCGATCACTCAAAAATACCAGCACGAAGCGCAAGCGAGTGATCAGAATCCACGGCTTGCGCCGTGTGTTCGCTCGCATGCGTCATGTATCCACTCGCTTGCGCTTCGTGCTGGTATTTAGGTGCTACACGGACCTCCATAGAGTGCTCGCCTGTGGCCAACTGCCCGCCGGGAGTCGTGGAGTGGTCGCAGCGAGCGGGAGTTCACGGGGATGCGTTGCGTGAAGCAATGGTCCTGCTGACTCGCGACGGCTTATTGAACCGGCGTTCTACGGGCGGTTTTTTTGTGCCGCACCCGGAAGAATTCGACTTCCGCGCGCTCCGGGATGCTCGCCTCGCAACCACAAAAGATGTATTCAATCTCTCAGAACGCGTGGAGCTTGTGGACCGTGGACTTGAGCAGGCTGCGATGCGAGTGTCTACACGGTTGGATGTTTTTCGTTCCAACGCTTCATCGCTGGCGTGATCGTTCTCATAAAGACCCAAGCACCACGCGTTTTGGAAAGGCAGCGGATGAGTGTTTCGGGACGTATCTCCCCCGAATCGATCCGGTGCAGAAATTCTGGTTCCCGGATCGGGCCGACTCGTTTCGAACCCAACCAGCCACGCTTCATGTAATACCAGTTCACTGACATACTCGGCGTCCCTTCGTTTATCGAGAATTACGATACCGAAGCCCCGCGGCTACTGCTCGACCGGTTATAGCCAGTTTGGATGGGGCATTGAAAAACTATCCCGATGATTGCCGATATTACCCAGGCACTTGCGGACAAGTGCATTGCGTGGCGGTGTTCAAATCCTCCCCAGCCGATATCTCAACTGGGCGCTAAGCTGCGTTGCAAATACCAGCACGAAGCGCAAGCGAGTGAATTCTCGTGATTTTCGCATGCGGGCGCGACGCTGTCGCGAGTGGAATTCGAATCACTCGCTTGCGCTTCGTGCTGGTATGCGTTGATCGCGCTTCGCTTTGGTGCCTACGCTTTTTGGGAGACTTCGCAGGCGGTGGAGCACGCTGTGGGACTGCTCGACTCGTGGCACATCGGCGTTGCCGACGCGGTGTCGACGGCTAGCTGCCGTTCGAAGAAGCAAACGAGCTTGTCGAAGTGGGTCTGCTGGTACTGCGTCGGATCCTCTTGGCCGACGAAATCGATCGCGCGGATCAGCTTCCGTTTGCCGCAATGTTCGTTCAGCCGCCAGTCGTTTTCGAGCGATTCGCTGATGTGATGCTCGGCGATCAATGCGTTGCCGCGCATGTGGCGGATCCGCGGATGTAGGTAGGCGTCGTTGTAAGCCTTCTCCGGATGCGGCTCGCGTTCGAGGCTGAAGACGTTCCCTTCAAAGTCGCCGTATTCCATCGTGATGATGTAATAGTCTTGCTGTTGGCCAAATTCGCTGTCCAAGATGTAATCGACAGCCAGCCCCTCGTGATACCGCGACTCGCCCGTCTCGCGGTCGACCACCATACAATCGCCCAAGAAGCCCGGTTGGTGCATCAGCCCGG from Rosistilla oblonga includes the following:
- a CDS encoding DUF4339 domain-containing protein, whose amino-acid sequence is MSVNWYYMKRGWLGSKRVGPIREPEFLHRIDSGEIRPETLIRCLSKTRGAWVFMRTITPAMKRWNEKHPTV